The following coding sequences lie in one Arachis hypogaea cultivar Tifrunner chromosome 4, arahy.Tifrunner.gnm2.J5K5, whole genome shotgun sequence genomic window:
- the LOC112796849 gene encoding transcription factor AS1: MNLEMKDRQRWRAEEDALLRAYVKQYGPREWNLVSQRMNQPLNRDAKSCLERWKNYLKPGIKKGSLTEEEQRLVINLQATHGNKWKKIAAEIPGRTAKRLGKWWEVFKEKQQREAKVINKGVDPIDDTKYEHILESFAEKLVKERPSPPSFAMVAASGSFLHNDASAPSPTLLPSWLSNSNSTTTVRPPSPSVTLSLSSSTVAASPPWLQPPRGPENASLVLGNVAPHGSVVAFGDNMVVSELVECCKELGEVHHALAGHKKEAAWRLSRVELQLESEKACRRREKMEEIESKIKALREEQAAALERIEAEYKEQLAVLRRDAEAKEQKLAEQWAAKHLRVTKFLEQMGCWSRLSETNGR; the protein is encoded by the coding sequence CCGAGGGAATGGAATCTTGTGTCTCAGCGCATGAACCAACCTCTTAATAGGGATGCCAAGTCATGTCTAGAAAGGTGGAAGAACTACCTTAAGCCCGGAATTAAGAAAGGATCTCTAACCGAGGAAGAGCAGCGCCTTGTCATCAACCTCCAAGCAACACATGGGAACAAGTGGAAGAAAATTGCTGCAGAAATCCCTGGTCGCACTGCCAAGAGGTTAGGGAAGTGGTGGGAAGTTTTCAAAGAGAAGCAGCAAAGAGAGGCCAAGGTAATTAACAAAGGCGTTGACCCAATCGACGATACCAAATACGAGCACATACTAGAGAGTTTTGCAGAGAAACTAGTGAAGGAGCGCCCTTCGCCACCATCCTTCGCCATGGTTGCTGCCAGTGGTTCTTTTCTGCATAATGATGCATCGGCCCCCTCGCCGACTTTGCTTCCTTCTTGGCTCTCCAATTCAAATAGCACCACAACTGTGAGGCCACCATCCCCTTCCGTGACACTAAGTCTTTCTTCCTCGACAGTGGCTGCTTCTCCTCCGTGGTTGCAACCCCCAAGAGGTCCGGAGAACGCTTCTCTAGTCTTGGGGAATGTAGCACCTCACGGATCAGTTGTAGCTTTTGGCGATAACATGGTGGTATCTGAGTTGGTGGAGTGCTGCAAGGAGTTGGGAGAAGTGCATCATGCTTTGGCAGGGCATAAGAAGGAGGCAGCCTGGCGGTTAAGTAGGGTAGAACTGCAGTTGGAGTCGGAGAAGGCATGTCGAAGAAGGGAGAAGATGGAGGAAATCGAATCGAAGATTAAGGCTCTTAGGGAAGAGCAGGCGGCTGCATTGGAGAGGATTGAAGCTGAATACAAGGAGCAGTTGGCTGTGTTAAGAAGAGATGCGGAAGCCAAGGAGCAGAAGTTGGCTGAGCAATGGGCTGCGAAACACTTGCGCGTTACCAAGTTTCTAGAACAAATGGGATGCTGGTCCAGGCTTTCTGAGACAAATGGAAGATAG